Proteins encoded by one window of Paenibacillus sp. DCT19:
- the recJ gene encoding single-stranded-DNA-specific exonuclease RecJ encodes MLYSQYRWNTRHIDLDAAAGLSQALSVSSLVGRLLVSRGVHNEMEAERFLHPDLNQMHDPYLLLGMKEAVPRIRQAIEREEHILIYGDYDADGVSSTSLMIHLMRHLGASYDIYIPHRSNEGYGLHNHALDWAHQQGVTLVITVDTGISAVEQIAYASTLGIEVIVTDHHEPPEILPEAYTLINPKLPECPYPFKGLAGAGVALKLAQALIGEVPGEWMEIAAIGTIADLMPLEGENRVIVSYGIESMRGSRLPGVSALLEISGVDQSQVTSINIAFAMAPRINASGRLDHAGRAVSLLTTEDLDEAHTLAGQLDLLNRERQQVVEGILQEATAQLEQKIELNSGAVPDVIVLAGEGWNVGVVGIVASKLLERYYRPTLILGIDAQSGVCKGSARSIDGLDIYEALTACKDSMDHYGGHPAAAGMTLHRNQLEELERGLNEFAANVLTEEDFVPQRLADDECCISDVPLKVIQEIDRLQPFGMSNPSPRFVFRNVTVKETRTMGREKRHLKLVLEQEGHQLETVAFGKGALAEFLPVGSIIDVMGELSINEWNGMRKPQLMLQDIHVPQAQVFDLRGNGEPLSTMKQFLSTLEVHLRYKSGSVGAIVKNETNVSEGNSLYEPCLWVYDRKVGLFPCNAAAQQYGQEQIRTLFVFDTPETPEQLDAMLAMFSGAENIILLHGSGNRRDRLQMPSRELFKRIYMLVSKWRAEPVEEKEITPVLSRQCGCSPRMITMMLDVFEELSFITRDFGKIAFVDNPPKRELTASRHYQALESMAETEQVMLDASTPQLTQWMISRMKGVS; translated from the coding sequence TTGCTTTATTCGCAATACCGGTGGAATACACGACATATCGATTTGGATGCGGCTGCGGGACTCTCGCAGGCGCTTTCCGTGTCATCTCTTGTTGGACGTTTGTTAGTTAGTCGCGGGGTTCATAATGAAATGGAGGCCGAACGGTTTTTACATCCAGATCTGAATCAGATGCATGATCCTTATCTGCTGCTTGGTATGAAAGAAGCTGTACCTCGAATCCGCCAGGCTATTGAACGAGAAGAACATATTTTGATTTATGGAGATTATGACGCAGATGGTGTTTCCAGTACTTCACTGATGATCCATCTGATGCGCCATCTGGGTGCGTCCTACGATATTTACATTCCGCATCGTTCCAACGAAGGTTATGGACTTCACAATCATGCATTAGATTGGGCGCATCAACAGGGTGTGACGCTGGTGATTACCGTCGATACTGGCATAAGTGCAGTAGAACAGATTGCCTATGCGTCTACGCTAGGGATAGAAGTAATCGTTACTGACCACCATGAACCTCCTGAAATACTTCCCGAGGCGTACACACTCATTAATCCGAAACTACCGGAGTGCCCTTATCCATTTAAGGGGTTGGCGGGCGCAGGCGTGGCTCTAAAGCTGGCTCAGGCTCTTATTGGTGAAGTGCCAGGTGAATGGATGGAGATTGCAGCCATTGGCACCATCGCTGACTTGATGCCACTCGAAGGTGAGAATCGAGTTATTGTCAGTTATGGAATTGAGTCCATGCGTGGCTCACGTCTTCCTGGTGTAAGTGCTCTTCTTGAAATCAGTGGTGTGGATCAGAGTCAGGTAACCTCGATTAACATTGCTTTTGCAATGGCACCCCGTATTAATGCGAGTGGACGCTTGGATCATGCAGGACGAGCTGTATCTCTTCTAACGACTGAAGATTTGGACGAAGCTCATACCCTTGCAGGACAACTGGATCTGCTTAACAGAGAGCGGCAACAGGTTGTTGAGGGGATTCTTCAGGAAGCAACAGCTCAGTTAGAACAGAAAATTGAGCTTAACTCTGGTGCGGTTCCCGATGTGATCGTTCTTGCGGGAGAAGGGTGGAATGTTGGGGTTGTAGGTATCGTTGCATCTAAGTTGCTGGAACGTTACTATCGGCCAACACTCATTCTGGGCATTGACGCGCAGAGTGGGGTTTGCAAAGGCTCTGCTCGTTCCATCGATGGATTGGATATCTACGAAGCATTAACGGCTTGCAAAGACTCCATGGATCATTATGGAGGGCATCCAGCTGCGGCAGGCATGACACTTCATCGAAATCAGTTGGAAGAGCTGGAGAGAGGCTTGAATGAGTTTGCTGCTAATGTTTTAACCGAAGAGGATTTTGTACCTCAGCGTCTTGCTGATGATGAATGTTGTATCAGTGATGTGCCTTTGAAAGTGATTCAAGAGATTGACAGACTGCAACCGTTCGGGATGAGCAATCCTTCTCCTCGTTTCGTATTTAGAAATGTTACGGTTAAAGAGACCCGAACGATGGGGCGAGAGAAACGTCATCTGAAACTTGTGCTGGAGCAAGAAGGACACCAATTAGAGACCGTGGCCTTTGGCAAAGGAGCACTCGCTGAGTTTTTACCGGTGGGTTCCATTATTGACGTTATGGGCGAGCTGTCGATTAACGAGTGGAATGGAATGCGCAAGCCACAATTGATGCTCCAGGATATTCATGTGCCTCAAGCACAGGTGTTTGATTTGAGAGGAAATGGTGAGCCGCTGAGTACAATGAAGCAGTTCCTGAGCACACTAGAAGTACATTTAAGATACAAATCAGGTTCGGTTGGTGCAATTGTGAAGAACGAAACGAATGTTTCTGAGGGAAATTCATTGTATGAACCGTGCCTTTGGGTATATGATAGAAAGGTCGGGTTATTTCCGTGTAATGCTGCTGCGCAGCAATATGGACAGGAACAGATCCGGACGTTATTTGTGTTTGATACGCCGGAAACACCGGAACAACTTGATGCTATGCTGGCTATGTTCAGCGGAGCCGAGAATATCATCCTTCTGCACGGATCAGGCAACCGCCGAGATCGCCTTCAGATGCCTTCCAGAGAACTTTTCAAGCGCATCTATATGCTGGTATCGAAATGGAGAGCTGAACCGGTGGAGGAAAAAGAGATTACTCCTGTACTCAGCCGTCAGTGTGGCTGTTCTCCACGTATGATCACCATGATGCTTGATGTATTTGAGGAGTTATCCTTCATTACAAGAGACTTTGGAAAAATTGCGTTTGTGGATAACCCACCCAAACGTGAGCTAACCGCGTCGCGTCATTATCAGGCGCTGGAAAGTATGGCCGAGACGGAGCAAGTGATGCTGGATGCATCTACGCCTCAGCTGACACAATGGATGATATCCCGGATGAAGGGCGTATCTTAG
- a CDS encoding cation diffusion facilitator family transporter, which produces MAREHIPTVQAATWSGIAGNMTLAVIKAVVGYLANSKSLLADGLYSASEAASSLAGLFPSHSVRHKSRDTERAATRSKEHSRVARPGISVLLSVLILMGGLQIAISALSSLIGDTPVASDKYQHALVAAFAALAIKEAIFQFQYRYFRKRNQAQALTYAQQHRRALYCSLTVLVGIIGSMIGEMSGWSMLLYMDPAAALIASCFVFHKGYRMIVDTVYGSLVQELQQEEALDFKETVQRVYGVITIEQLVAREQEHAVTIELIISVNPRISVLEAQEISNRAKTLLFTRFSHVKEVQIQAVPYDPGYPYKSNHELPDHEATLIQ; this is translated from the coding sequence ATGGCCAGAGAACATATTCCAACGGTTCAAGCGGCAACGTGGAGCGGTATTGCTGGGAATATGACGCTTGCAGTAATTAAGGCTGTTGTCGGGTATTTGGCCAATAGCAAATCGTTGCTTGCAGATGGTCTGTACTCTGCCTCAGAAGCTGCCTCTTCACTGGCAGGACTATTCCCTTCCCATTCTGTACGGCATAAGAGTAGGGATACAGAACGAGCAGCTACGCGCTCTAAGGAGCATTCACGTGTAGCGAGACCTGGAATCTCGGTTTTGCTGTCTGTTCTCATTCTTATGGGAGGATTACAGATTGCAATTTCAGCCTTAAGTAGCCTGATAGGTGATACTCCTGTGGCATCAGATAAATATCAGCATGCACTTGTCGCAGCCTTTGCAGCCTTAGCTATTAAGGAAGCCATTTTCCAATTTCAATACAGGTATTTCCGGAAAAGAAATCAAGCACAAGCACTGACCTATGCTCAGCAGCATCGCCGAGCGCTTTACTGCTCCCTTACGGTATTGGTTGGGATCATTGGTTCAATGATCGGGGAGATGTCAGGATGGAGTATGCTTCTGTACATGGATCCAGCAGCGGCATTAATTGCATCTTGTTTCGTGTTTCATAAAGGTTATAGAATGATTGTAGACACAGTATATGGTTCTCTAGTTCAAGAGCTGCAACAGGAAGAGGCCCTGGATTTCAAAGAGACTGTACAGCGAGTGTACGGCGTCATTACAATTGAACAATTGGTTGCCCGCGAACAGGAGCATGCCGTTACCATTGAACTCATTATTAGCGTAAATCCACGGATCTCCGTATTAGAGGCTCAGGAGATATCTAATCGAGCCAAAACGCTGCTCTTCACTCGGTTCAGCCATGTCAAGGAAGTACAAATTCAGGCAGTACCCTATGACCCTGGGTATCCGTATAAATCCAATCATGAACTGCCCGATCATGAAGCGACATTAATTCAGTAA
- the secF gene encoding protein translocase subunit SecF, whose protein sequence is MRFNWNYDYIKGSKFAYIFSIILTVAGIVSILTLGLNYAVDFRAGSNVDISVSKAITTEQIRPIVADLGVDEGDVTITPGSDRVNVRFSNELDETQESTFKQEFSKLDSTASYEVNTVDPEMAKELERNAIYAVLIASVGIMIYVAIRFEWRFGLAAVIALFHDAFVVISVFSIFRLEVDLTFITAVLTIVGFSINDTIVIFDRIRENLRFAKKTTKADLRQIVNSSLAQTMTRSLNTTFTVFAASICLFIFGGESIRMFSLAMVIGTLFGAYSSIFIAAPLWLTLKGKQIDKPKTAAKASN, encoded by the coding sequence GTGCGCTTTAATTGGAATTATGATTATATTAAAGGCAGTAAATTTGCCTATATTTTCTCAATTATCCTAACCGTAGCTGGAATTGTTAGTATTCTAACGCTTGGTTTGAACTATGCGGTTGATTTCCGTGCTGGATCGAATGTTGATATTTCAGTATCCAAGGCGATTACAACGGAACAGATTAGACCTATCGTTGCTGATCTTGGTGTTGATGAGGGCGATGTAACGATCACACCGGGTTCAGATCGGGTTAATGTTCGTTTTTCCAATGAGCTTGATGAGACGCAAGAGAGTACATTCAAGCAGGAATTCAGCAAACTGGATTCCACTGCTTCTTACGAAGTAAACACGGTAGACCCTGAAATGGCAAAGGAACTGGAACGTAATGCGATTTATGCCGTTCTCATTGCAAGTGTCGGGATCATGATTTATGTAGCGATTCGCTTCGAGTGGCGCTTCGGTTTGGCGGCAGTAATTGCTCTCTTCCATGACGCATTTGTTGTAATAAGTGTGTTCTCGATCTTCCGTCTGGAAGTGGATCTAACCTTTATTACCGCTGTATTAACCATCGTCGGTTTCTCCATCAACGATACGATCGTTATCTTTGACCGAATTCGTGAAAATTTACGTTTTGCCAAAAAGACTACCAAGGCAGATTTACGCCAGATCGTTAACAGCAGTTTGGCACAAACGATGACACGTTCCCTAAATACGACATTCACCGTATTTGCAGCTTCCATCTGTTTGTTCATTTTCGGTGGGGAGTCCATTCGGATGTTCTCGCTTGCCATGGTAATCGGAACGCTGTTCGGTGCGTATTCTTCCATCTTTATCGCTGCTCCACTATGGCTGACGCTTAAAGGTAAACAAATTGATAAGCCAAAAACAGCGGCTAAAGCATCTAACTAA
- the secD gene encoding protein translocase subunit SecD → MKRIISFILVVLVTTGVMVGTSPELLKNIRLGLDLKGGYEILYEAEPLDGGQQVTKASLVQTAKSLESRANALGTSEPEVTTEGTNRIRLKLAGVTDEAEVRAKMKEPAVLTFRSKAENDKEGEYTKIELRGNEFVENAAKVVFTQLNEPMIDIQVKDKAKFSEITKRLVGQPLAIYLDDELLSAPTVRQQLTDGSAQISGSYTREEANQLRDTINLGALPLKLTEKYSQSVGATLGKLSLDQTIKAGLIGSVLILVFMIGIYRIPGIIASFALITHTWLVLAIFYLGEFVLTLPGIAAFILGIGMAVDANIITYERIKEEMRSGKSILSSVKAGSKHSFRTIIDSNITTIIAAAVMFYFGTGAVKGFALVLIFDIVTSIITNIFFSRFLLTLLVRGNVLKKPKYFGVKESEIRAL, encoded by the coding sequence ATGAAAAGAATTATCAGTTTCATTCTGGTCGTGCTTGTCACCACAGGGGTAATGGTGGGAACAAGCCCGGAGCTGCTCAAAAATATACGCTTGGGCCTTGATTTAAAGGGAGGCTACGAGATCTTATATGAAGCGGAGCCGCTTGATGGGGGACAACAAGTCACCAAAGCATCTTTGGTGCAAACGGCCAAGAGTCTAGAAAGCCGTGCCAATGCGCTCGGAACAAGCGAACCGGAGGTAACTACTGAAGGAACTAACCGGATTCGATTGAAGTTGGCTGGGGTTACGGATGAGGCTGAAGTTAGAGCCAAAATGAAAGAACCTGCCGTCTTGACCTTCCGTAGTAAAGCAGAGAACGACAAGGAAGGCGAGTACACCAAGATTGAGCTTCGTGGTAATGAATTTGTAGAGAATGCTGCAAAAGTTGTATTCACGCAATTGAATGAACCGATGATTGACATTCAAGTGAAAGACAAAGCTAAATTCTCTGAGATCACCAAACGTTTGGTTGGACAACCACTCGCGATTTATTTGGATGATGAGCTGCTGTCTGCGCCTACGGTCAGACAACAACTAACAGATGGTTCTGCTCAAATCTCAGGTTCTTATACGCGCGAAGAAGCAAATCAGCTTCGTGATACGATTAACCTAGGTGCGCTTCCGCTGAAACTGACAGAGAAGTATTCCCAAAGTGTTGGTGCAACGCTGGGTAAATTGTCATTGGATCAGACGATCAAAGCAGGTTTGATTGGGTCAGTGCTCATCCTTGTATTTATGATTGGGATTTACCGTATTCCGGGGATCATTGCGAGCTTTGCGTTGATTACACATACGTGGTTGGTGCTTGCTATTTTCTACTTAGGGGAGTTTGTCCTTACCCTTCCGGGTATCGCGGCATTTATTCTAGGTATAGGGATGGCGGTTGACGCCAATATCATCACGTACGAACGGATCAAAGAAGAAATGCGGAGTGGTAAGTCGATCTTGTCATCGGTCAAAGCGGGTAGTAAGCATTCCTTCCGCACAATTATTGACTCTAACATAACTACGATCATTGCTGCTGCTGTTATGTTCTACTTTGGTACGGGTGCAGTTAAAGGCTTCGCACTTGTGTTGATTTTTGACATCGTCACAAGTATTATCACGAATATTTTCTTCTCCCGCTTCCTGTTAACCTTGCTCGTACGGGGTAACGTCTTGAAGAAGCCTAAGTACTTCGGAGTGAAGGAGAGTGAAATTCGTGCGCTTTAA
- a CDS encoding post-transcriptional regulator: protein MNDMEMEQSIEMLCCSKAEEFRLVGYEYVTSKDVWNCVSHKYEKQGIPPLHQLVNDILSLKATSFMNFMTVSAYRGSSF from the coding sequence ATGAACGATATGGAGATGGAACAGTCCATTGAGATGCTCTGCTGCAGCAAGGCGGAAGAGTTTAGGCTTGTAGGTTATGAATATGTGACCAGCAAAGATGTCTGGAATTGCGTCAGTCATAAATATGAAAAGCAGGGCATTCCACCGCTTCACCAGCTGGTGAACGACATTTTGTCACTGAAAGCAACAAGCTTTATGAACTTTATGACCGTGTCTGCATACCGGGGATCCTCTTTCTAG